GAGTCCTGGTGCGGCAGGAAGAACTGGCCCTTGCCGTAGACGAGCAGCGCATGGGGTTCGGCACGCAGGATGGTTGTGGGTGGCAGGCCGAGGGCGGTACGTACTCTGCCGAGGACGTCGTTCAGTGTGCGTTCCCAGTCGGGGCCGCCCAGGGTGAACCGGTCCGGGGTGATCTCCCAGGTGTCGCGCACGCCGGTGTCGGTCAGGGTCTGCTCACCGCGGCCGAAGCGGGCCTGCCGGGCCTGGGCGATCAGTTTCCTGGTGACCGGGGCGCGCAGCGGCAGCTGAAGCTCGCCGAGGCCGTCCACGTCGATACGCAGTGCGCCGGCAGGCACGTCGATGCGGGTGCTGAAGTCCCCGCGCTGCTGTGCGTGGTCGAGCAACTCCGCCAGTCGCTTCCGTGCTTCTTGTCCCATGCGGCGCCCGCCCTTCCGACCGGCAGCCTGTCGCCCCGGCTGCTTCGAAGACCCTACGCCGAGGAGGGGTCCTGCACTCGGAGATGCCCTGCCCCTGTTGCCGGGAAGCCCCTATTCTGAGGGTTCATGGAAGGGAGAGGCCGATGAGCGTCGATGCGGTCATGCACACCGAGTTCCCCGAGGGATACACGGTCTTCTTCGGCGTCGACGGGAAGGTGCTGATGACCCCGCAGAGCTTCGAGCGCTCCAGCACGATCAAGTCGCTGCAGTACGACACGATCGTCTCGCTCGGACGTCACGCCAAGACCCCCTCCGACGTGTACCTCGACTTTCCTGCCGACGAGAACTCCGCGCCCGATCTCGCGATCCTGCGGGAGGACGCGCAGAGGCAGGGCACGCGCTACAGCTTCGAGGACGTCCTGCTGATCGCAGAGGTGGTGTCGGTCTCCTCGGCGCGCAAGGACTACGACGATTGCACCGCCAAGTACGGCCGCTACGGCATCCCGATCTACGCGATCGTGGACCCGTATGCCGCGGAGGTCGTCGTCCACACCGAGCCCACCGGTAGCGGCTATGTCACGGTGCGCACCCACAAGTACGGCACCGGCAGGCTCCCGATCGAGCTGGCGGACGGACGCACCTTCACTATCGACCTGGACGAGCTGCCCCGCCCCGAGACCGGCTGACGGGTCTGCTGACACGTCAGCAGAGGCCCCGGATCGAAACGGATCGAGAGGGACCCAGGCGGATGGAAACGGGCGGTTTGTCCCGGTTTTCCGGCGAAATCGCAGGTCGGAAGGTAACGATTGCGGGGTTCGATTCCCCTGGGCTCCACACTCCGGCTCCATGGCCGATCTCCATGGACGATCAAGGGCTCCACCCGCGCAGGCGGGTGGGGCCCTTCGGCGTTCCCGAAGCGGGGTCTTGTTTAATTGTTCACTGTGCTCTAATTTTGACTCCGCCTGGGGCCGACCGTCCGGTCCGCCGCCGCCGGTGTCACGCGGCCCGCCCAGGGAGCTGGAGGTCCCCGTGAACCGACTCCTGTCCATTGCCGCCGTCCAGGCGGCGCCGCGTCCGGCCGAGGCCGATCCGGACGGCTTCGCCGCCGAGGTGGAGCGGCTGCTGGCGGAGAACCCCGGCACCCGGATGGTCGTCCACCCCGAGATGCACCTCTGCGGCGTCGACGCCGGGGCGGCAGCCGGCCGCCACGAGCAGCTGGAGGCCGCCGCCGAGCCGCTGGACGGACCGCGGGTCCGTCGGCTGGCCGAGCTGGCCGGAGACCTCGGCGTGTGGCTGCTGCCGGGCAGCGTGACCGAGCGCGGCGAGCGGGGCGAGCTCTTCAACACGGCCCTGGCGTTCTCGCCGGAGGGCCGGCTGGCCGCCTCCTACCGCAAGGTTTTCCCCTGGCGTCCCTACGAGCCCTATGTCCCGGGCGACCGCTTCGTGGTCTTCGAGGTGCCGGGGACCGGCCGGGTCGGCTTCTCCATCTGCTACGACAGCTGGTTCCCCGAGGTCGCCCGGCACCTGGCCTGGATGGGCGCCGAGGTGATCGTCAACCCGGTGGAGACCACCAGCGACGACCGGGAGCAGGAGGTGGTGCTGGCCCGGGCCAACGCCATCGTCAACCAGGTCTTCGTGGTCAGCGTCAACGCGGCCGGCCCGGTCGGCCGGGGCCGGAGCCTGATCGTCGACCCCGAGGGGCTGGTCCGGGCGGAGTGCCCGGACGCCGGGCCCGCGCTGCTCACCGATGTGCTGGACCTGGACCACGTCACCCGGGTCCGCACCCACGGCACCGCCGGGACCAACCGGATGTGGGAGCAGTTCACCGACGCGGACGCCCCGATCGAGCTGCCGCTGTACCGGGGCCGGATCGACCCCGCAGCTGGCGGCCCGGCTCCTGCCCGGGCTGACCGCTCCCCACCGCCCCACCGCCCGCGCTCACGTCCCGTACCCCCCTCGGCGCCCGACCGCCCTCGGCGCCCGACCCCGCCGGCACCGCGTCCCCACTCCCACGCACCCCCGGAGCCCCGATGGAATCCCCCACGCTCTCCCGCTCCCTCTCGCTCAGATCGGTGGTGCTGTTCGGCCTCGCCTACATGGCGCCGCTGATCGTGCTGGGCACCTACGGCGTGGTCGCGCAGACCACCGGCGGCACCGTTCCCAGCGCCTACCTGCTGGCCCTGGTGGCGATGCTGTTCACCGCGCACAGCTACGGCAAGATGGCCAGGGCCTACCCGGTGGCCGGCTCGGCCTACAGCTATGTGCGGCGGGCGGTCGACTCCCGGATCGGGTTCCTGGTCGGCTGGGCCACGCTGCTGGACTACTTCTTCCTGCCGATGGTGATCTGGCTGATCGGCGGCGCCTATCTGCAGGCGCAGTTCCCGGCCGTCCCGTTCTGGATCTGGATCGTCGGCTTCATCGTGCTGACCACGGTGCTGAACGTGGTCGGCATCAAGGTCGCCGAGCACGCCAACTCGCTGCTGATGGCCTTCCAGGTGCTGGTGATCGGCTTCTTCGTGGTGCTGTCGCTGGCGCACGTCTACCACCTCGGCGGGGCGGGTGCGATGGCCAGCACCACGCCGTTCGCCAACCACGGCTCCTCGCTGGCCGGGATCTCGGCCGGGGCCGCCATCGCCGCCTACTCCTTCCTCGGCTTCGACGCGGTGACCACGCTGACCGAGGAGACCGTCGACCCGCAGCGGACCAT
The Streptacidiphilus albus JL83 genome window above contains:
- a CDS encoding Uma2 family endonuclease; this encodes MSVDAVMHTEFPEGYTVFFGVDGKVLMTPQSFERSSTIKSLQYDTIVSLGRHAKTPSDVYLDFPADENSAPDLAILREDAQRQGTRYSFEDVLLIAEVVSVSSARKDYDDCTAKYGRYGIPIYAIVDPYAAEVVVHTEPTGSGYVTVRTHKYGTGRLPIELADGRTFTIDLDELPRPETG
- a CDS encoding carbon-nitrogen hydrolase family protein, whose translation is MNRLLSIAAVQAAPRPAEADPDGFAAEVERLLAENPGTRMVVHPEMHLCGVDAGAAAGRHEQLEAAAEPLDGPRVRRLAELAGDLGVWLLPGSVTERGERGELFNTALAFSPEGRLAASYRKVFPWRPYEPYVPGDRFVVFEVPGTGRVGFSICYDSWFPEVARHLAWMGAEVIVNPVETTSDDREQEVVLARANAIVNQVFVVSVNAAGPVGRGRSLIVDPEGLVRAECPDAGPALLTDVLDLDHVTRVRTHGTAGTNRMWEQFTDADAPIELPLYRGRIDPAAGGPAPARADRSPPPHRPRSRPVPPSAPDRPRRPTPPAPRPHSHAPPEPRWNPPRSPAPSRSDRWCCSASPTWRR